The Amycolatopsis sp. DG1A-15b genome window below encodes:
- a CDS encoding pyridoxal-phosphate dependent enzyme, producing MPETRLDLARIQAARQVIDPVFLDTPLYPCEALEPVLGCSVSIKLETANPVRSFKGRGTEVVVSGLAGAVVCASAGNLGQALAWSGRGRGLEVTVVASRHATAAKLERIRALGARLELVDGDHESARERAAAIARHDGIRLVEDSLDLETCEGAATIGLELVDAAPSFDAVLIALGGGALATGVGHVVRSRAPGTEVIGIQPAGAPAMTRSWHARRVVTTGPTNTIADGVAGRRPIPEVLADLLVVADDTVLVTEASIIAGMRLLLEHAGLVVEPSAALGIAAILEDRDRFAGRHVVTVVCGGNVDMSAYRDWVR from the coding sequence GTGCCGGAAACGCGCCTCGACCTCGCCCGGATCCAGGCGGCCCGCCAGGTGATCGACCCGGTCTTCCTGGACACGCCGCTGTACCCGTGCGAAGCGCTGGAACCGGTTCTCGGGTGTTCGGTGAGCATCAAGCTCGAGACGGCGAATCCGGTGCGGAGCTTCAAGGGCCGAGGCACCGAAGTGGTCGTCAGCGGGCTCGCCGGGGCGGTGGTGTGCGCCAGTGCGGGCAACCTCGGCCAAGCCCTCGCGTGGTCCGGGCGCGGGCGGGGGCTCGAGGTCACCGTCGTCGCCTCCCGCCACGCGACGGCGGCCAAGCTCGAGCGCATCCGCGCGCTGGGCGCCCGGCTCGAACTGGTGGACGGCGACCACGAATCGGCCCGCGAGCGCGCGGCCGCCATCGCCCGGCACGACGGCATCCGGCTGGTCGAAGACAGCCTGGACCTCGAAACCTGCGAGGGCGCGGCGACCATCGGCCTGGAGCTGGTGGACGCCGCGCCGTCGTTCGACGCCGTCCTGATCGCCCTCGGCGGCGGCGCCCTCGCGACCGGGGTGGGGCACGTGGTGCGGTCCCGGGCCCCCGGCACCGAAGTGATCGGCATCCAGCCGGCGGGCGCTCCCGCGATGACCCGCTCCTGGCACGCCCGGCGCGTCGTCACCACCGGCCCGACGAACACGATCGCCGACGGCGTCGCCGGGCGGCGGCCGATCCCGGAGGTCCTGGCCGACCTCCTCGTCGTCGCGGACGACACCGTCCTCGTCACGGAGGCGTCGATCATCGCGGGCATGCGGCTGTTGCTGGAGCACGCCGGCCTGGTCGTCGAACCGTCGGCGGCGCTGGGCATCGCGGCGATCCTCGAGGACCGGGACCGCTTCGCCGGCCGGCACGTGGTGACCGTCGTGTGCGGCGGCAACGTGGACATGAGCGCCTACCGCGACTGGGTTCGCTGA
- a CDS encoding extracellular solute-binding protein, with protein sequence MRRRTLAAALAVTAVTATACDTVTPAPAAHGGELTVWLMNGDLGDKATAAIGAAFEKATGAKVTVQIQEWDNINTKISTALAQDTTPDVIEIGNTDVPLFAANGALTDLTPHRDELAAGQNWLPGLAGPATVDGHLYGAPLFAGNRAVIYDKQVWADAGVTAPPKTLPEFTAALDKIKAKHPAPDYSAFHFPGRYWFGALQFVWDAGGQLATQRDGKWTGALESPEALKGLQAWKDFQNAYSSPASRNVDTKAPDQAAIFSAGGAAAILDTSVNTVLKNKPELKDRLGTFPFPSATPGKTQPVFLGGSDLAVAAKSRNQDLALAYLKAATDPAVQRDAIAGIDGWTPISTELIDRITPTLPPLNVAFATAAKTSVATPAAPGWATIESDKSINTFFADIATGRRPIADAAREFNAHLTEALGAR encoded by the coding sequence ATGCGCAGACGCACCCTCGCCGCCGCACTGGCCGTCACCGCCGTGACCGCCACCGCCTGCGACACGGTCACCCCCGCTCCCGCCGCCCACGGCGGCGAGCTGACCGTCTGGCTGATGAACGGCGACCTCGGCGACAAGGCCACCGCGGCGATCGGCGCCGCGTTCGAGAAGGCCACCGGCGCGAAGGTCACCGTGCAGATCCAGGAATGGGACAACATCAATACGAAGATCAGCACCGCACTGGCCCAGGACACCACGCCGGACGTCATCGAAATCGGCAACACCGACGTCCCGCTGTTCGCCGCCAACGGCGCGCTGACCGACCTCACCCCGCACCGCGACGAGCTCGCCGCGGGCCAGAACTGGCTGCCCGGCCTGGCCGGACCGGCCACTGTGGACGGACACCTCTACGGCGCGCCGCTGTTCGCCGGCAACCGCGCGGTGATCTACGACAAGCAGGTCTGGGCCGACGCCGGCGTCACCGCCCCACCGAAGACGCTCCCGGAGTTCACCGCGGCCCTGGACAAGATCAAGGCGAAACACCCGGCCCCGGACTACTCGGCCTTCCACTTCCCCGGCCGGTACTGGTTCGGCGCCCTGCAGTTCGTCTGGGACGCCGGCGGGCAGCTGGCCACGCAGCGGGACGGGAAGTGGACCGGCGCCCTCGAAAGCCCCGAGGCGCTGAAGGGGCTGCAGGCGTGGAAGGACTTCCAGAACGCCTACTCCTCCCCCGCGTCCCGCAACGTCGACACCAAGGCCCCCGACCAGGCCGCCATCTTCTCCGCCGGCGGGGCCGCGGCCATCCTCGACACGAGCGTCAACACCGTGCTCAAGAACAAGCCGGAGCTGAAGGACCGGCTGGGCACGTTCCCGTTCCCGAGCGCCACGCCCGGGAAGACACAGCCGGTGTTCCTCGGCGGCTCGGACCTCGCCGTCGCCGCCAAGAGCCGCAACCAGGACCTCGCGCTGGCCTACCTGAAGGCGGCGACGGACCCGGCCGTGCAGCGGGACGCCATCGCCGGCATCGACGGCTGGACGCCGATTTCGACCGAGCTGATCGACCGGATCACGCCGACGCTGCCGCCGCTCAACGTCGCGTTCGCCACCGCGGCGAAGACCAGCGTCGCCACCCCGGCCGCCCCCGGCTGGGCGACCATCGAAAGCGACAAGTCCATCAACACGTTCTTCGCCGACATCGCCACCGGGCGCCGGCCGATCGCCGACGCGGCCCGGGAGTTCAACGCCCACCTGACCGAGGCGCTGGGCGCCCGCTGA
- a CDS encoding amidohydrolase family protein, with protein sequence MIIDCHGHYTTAPPALAAWRDRQIAALAGSGAAPTAADLRISDDELRETIEPNQLRLMDERGIDLTVFSPRASFMAHHVGGFETSAAWAAICNELCHRVSTLYPERFAPAAMLPQSPGADPATCVPELTRCVEEYGAVALNLNPDPSGGHWTAPPLTDRSWYPVYEKMVEYDVPAMVHVSTSVNPAFHTTGAHYLNADTTAFMQLVQGDLFTDFPTLRLIIPHGGGAVPYHWGRFRGLAMALGKPELEEHVLGNVFFDTCVYHQPGSDLLFDVIPARNILFASEMIGAVRSVDPRTGHHFDDTRRYAEAARLSEEDWADIREHNARAVYPRLDALLKGQGR encoded by the coding sequence TTGATCATCGACTGCCACGGCCACTACACCACCGCCCCGCCCGCGCTCGCGGCGTGGCGCGACCGCCAGATCGCCGCGCTGGCCGGCTCCGGTGCCGCGCCCACCGCGGCCGACCTGCGGATCAGCGACGACGAACTGCGCGAGACGATCGAGCCGAACCAGCTGCGGCTGATGGACGAACGCGGCATCGACCTGACGGTCTTCTCACCCCGCGCCTCCTTCATGGCCCACCACGTCGGCGGTTTCGAGACCTCGGCGGCGTGGGCGGCGATCTGCAACGAGCTCTGCCACCGCGTCAGCACGCTCTACCCGGAGCGGTTCGCGCCCGCCGCGATGCTCCCGCAGTCCCCGGGCGCCGACCCGGCCACCTGCGTCCCGGAGCTGACCCGCTGCGTCGAGGAGTACGGCGCCGTCGCGCTCAACCTCAACCCCGACCCGAGCGGCGGCCACTGGACGGCCCCGCCGCTCACCGACCGGTCGTGGTACCCGGTCTACGAGAAGATGGTGGAGTACGACGTCCCGGCGATGGTGCACGTCAGCACCAGCGTGAACCCGGCGTTCCACACCACCGGCGCGCACTACCTCAACGCCGACACGACCGCGTTCATGCAGCTCGTGCAGGGCGACCTGTTCACCGACTTCCCCACGCTGCGGCTGATCATCCCGCACGGCGGTGGCGCGGTGCCCTACCACTGGGGCCGGTTCCGCGGCCTGGCCATGGCGCTGGGCAAGCCGGAACTGGAGGAGCACGTGCTCGGCAACGTCTTCTTCGACACCTGCGTCTACCACCAGCCGGGCTCGGACCTGCTCTTCGACGTCATCCCGGCGCGCAACATCCTCTTCGCGTCGGAGATGATCGGCGCCGTCCGCAGCGTCGATCCGCGGACCGGGCACCACTTCGACGACACCCGCCGGTACGCCGAAGCCGCTCGGCTGTCCGAAGAGGACTGGGCGGACATCCGGGAGCACAACGCCCGGGCCGTCTACCCGCGGCTGGACGCGCTGCTGAAGGGGCAGGGCCGGTGA
- a CDS encoding LuxR C-terminal-related transcriptional regulator, with the protein MGARSRRSAGNLPAELTSFVGRRHELGEAKRLLSTARLVTLTGAGGVGKTRLALRVAADVRRAFPDGVWLVELADVGDAHLVPNTVAATFGLRGTSDQAAGLAEYLEDKQLLLVLDNCEHVADECATLVAKLLAVSGGLRVVATSRHTLHVEGEHLLHVEPLPVPGDEDTGGGPVEAVTLFADRAAAVCPGFELTPDNRATVSRICRRLEGIPLAIELAAVRVRVLAVDQVLERLDDRLGLLTSRPATVQPRRRTLEAAIDWSFELCTPAEQQLWAQASVFPGGFDLDAAERVCAPAQDGGSALDVVTGLVDKSVLSRQNGTFGRHAWYRMLETVREYGGARLAEGDEAGVRARLAGYYADLARRYRTEGFGPRQSEWLGRLRREHANLRAVLEHCLSGSGRANQALDIAASLWNFWFGGGLVPEGCGYLRRGLEQCGEHTLVRARALYAMAFLAIQTGAPHAELLAELGELAEEFDDERLRAGHAECAGMATFFTGDLTGGEELLERALAGYRTAGDALLVFDTLILLAAARFFLGDPRGAAAAEEALTLTDRHGARWSRGYALWAVAIHRWRAGEARQAADLLHEAVALRLPDRTLLAFLIEALAWCHSAEGEHGRAARLLGGAGAVWRLSGARVGEMSPYQGVDEQCAASARKALGDDAFDTAFAEAAGFSLDEVIRYALRERPATRVAAKAAEPGGLTRRQREIAELVARGMSNKEIAAALVLSGRTVEGHVENILVKLGLTSRTQVASWLVGQPGPPA; encoded by the coding sequence ATGGGTGCCCGTTCCCGCCGAAGCGCCGGCAACCTGCCGGCCGAGCTGACCAGCTTCGTCGGCCGGCGCCATGAGCTCGGGGAAGCCAAACGCCTGCTGTCCACGGCCAGGCTGGTCACGCTGACCGGCGCCGGTGGCGTCGGCAAGACGCGGCTGGCGCTGCGGGTCGCCGCCGACGTGCGGCGGGCCTTCCCGGACGGCGTGTGGCTGGTCGAGCTGGCCGACGTCGGTGATGCGCACCTGGTGCCGAACACCGTGGCGGCGACGTTCGGCCTGCGCGGCACGAGCGACCAGGCCGCCGGGCTCGCCGAGTACCTCGAGGACAAGCAGCTGCTGCTGGTGCTCGACAACTGCGAGCACGTCGCCGACGAGTGCGCGACGCTGGTCGCGAAACTGCTCGCGGTCTCCGGCGGGCTCCGGGTCGTCGCCACCAGCCGGCACACGCTGCACGTGGAGGGCGAGCACCTGCTGCACGTCGAGCCGCTGCCCGTCCCCGGCGACGAGGACACCGGCGGCGGCCCGGTCGAAGCGGTCACGCTGTTCGCCGATCGGGCGGCGGCCGTCTGCCCCGGCTTCGAGCTCACCCCGGACAACCGCGCGACGGTGAGCCGGATCTGCCGGCGGCTGGAGGGCATCCCGCTGGCCATCGAGCTGGCCGCCGTCCGCGTGCGCGTGCTGGCGGTCGACCAGGTCCTCGAGCGGCTCGACGACCGGCTCGGCCTGCTCACTTCGCGTCCCGCCACCGTGCAGCCCCGCCGCCGGACCCTGGAAGCGGCGATCGACTGGAGTTTCGAGCTGTGCACCCCGGCGGAACAGCAGCTGTGGGCGCAGGCGTCGGTGTTCCCCGGCGGATTCGACCTCGACGCCGCCGAGCGGGTCTGCGCGCCCGCGCAGGACGGCGGCAGCGCGCTGGACGTCGTGACCGGCCTGGTCGACAAATCGGTCCTCAGCCGGCAGAACGGCACCTTCGGGCGGCACGCCTGGTACCGGATGCTGGAGACCGTCCGCGAATACGGCGGCGCCCGGCTGGCCGAGGGCGACGAGGCCGGCGTGCGGGCCCGGCTGGCCGGGTACTACGCGGACCTCGCACGGCGCTACCGGACCGAGGGGTTCGGCCCGCGGCAGTCGGAGTGGCTCGGCCGGCTCCGCCGCGAGCACGCCAACCTCCGGGCCGTGCTGGAACACTGCCTGTCCGGGTCCGGACGGGCGAACCAGGCGCTGGACATCGCCGCTTCGCTGTGGAACTTCTGGTTCGGCGGCGGCCTGGTGCCGGAGGGCTGCGGGTACCTGCGCCGCGGTCTCGAGCAGTGCGGCGAGCACACCCTGGTCCGGGCCAGGGCGCTGTACGCGATGGCGTTCCTCGCGATCCAGACCGGCGCGCCGCACGCGGAACTGCTGGCGGAGCTGGGCGAGCTCGCCGAGGAGTTCGACGACGAACGGCTCCGGGCCGGCCACGCGGAGTGTGCCGGCATGGCCACGTTCTTCACCGGTGACCTGACCGGCGGTGAAGAACTGCTGGAGCGGGCGCTGGCCGGGTACCGCACGGCCGGTGACGCGCTGCTGGTGTTCGACACCCTGATCCTGCTGGCCGCCGCGCGCTTCTTCCTCGGCGATCCGCGGGGCGCGGCCGCCGCGGAGGAGGCGCTCACCCTGACCGACCGGCACGGCGCGCGCTGGTCACGAGGCTACGCGTTGTGGGCCGTCGCGATCCACCGCTGGCGGGCCGGAGAAGCGCGGCAGGCCGCCGATCTGCTGCACGAGGCCGTCGCCCTGCGGCTGCCCGACCGGACGCTGCTCGCGTTCCTCATCGAGGCGCTCGCGTGGTGCCACTCCGCCGAAGGCGAGCACGGCCGGGCGGCCCGGCTGCTCGGCGGCGCCGGCGCGGTCTGGCGGCTCAGCGGCGCCCGCGTCGGCGAGATGAGTCCCTACCAGGGTGTCGACGAGCAGTGCGCCGCTTCGGCCCGCAAGGCGCTCGGGGACGACGCCTTCGACACGGCGTTCGCCGAGGCGGCCGGCTTCAGCCTCGACGAGGTGATCCGGTACGCGCTGCGGGAACGGCCCGCCACCCGGGTGGCGGCCAAGGCGGCCGAGCCCGGCGGGCTGACCCGGCGGCAGCGGGAGATCGCCGAACTGGTGGCGCGCGGGATGAGCAACAAGGAGATCGCGGCCGCCCTGGTCCTCAGCGGACGGACCGTGGAAGGGCACGTCGAGAACATCCTGGTGAAGCTCGGCCTCACCTCGCGCACCCAGGTGGCTTCGTGGCTGGTGGGGCAGCCCGGGCCACCCGCGTAG
- a CDS encoding acyl-CoA dehydrogenase family protein, translating into MDGLTEEEAAIVAVVRDFVDHDVRPVVRELDHTDTYPEALIERMKELGVFGLAVPEPLGGTPVSARCYAEVTEELACGWMSLAGAMGGHTVVAKLIVTYGTPEQQERYLPRMATGEVRATMALTEPGGGSDLQALRTTARRDGESYVVDGAKTWITNARRSQLVALLCKTDPHAEPAHAGISILLAEKGPGFHVSRDLPKLGYKGVESCELSFSDFRVPATALLGGEEGRGFAQMMRGLEIGRIQVAARALGVGRAALADSLRYAQERETFGKPIWQHQSVGNLLADMATKLEAARQLVHHAARRYDSGERADLEAGMAKLFASETAMEIALNAVRVHGGYGYSTEFDVERYFRDAPLMIVGEGTNEIQRTVITRQLIRRHRLG; encoded by the coding sequence ATGGACGGGCTGACCGAGGAGGAGGCCGCGATCGTCGCGGTGGTGCGGGACTTCGTCGACCACGACGTCCGGCCGGTGGTGCGGGAACTGGACCACACCGACACCTACCCGGAAGCGCTCATCGAGCGGATGAAGGAACTCGGCGTCTTCGGGCTCGCCGTTCCCGAACCCCTGGGCGGCACGCCGGTCTCGGCCCGGTGCTACGCCGAGGTCACCGAGGAACTGGCGTGCGGGTGGATGAGCCTCGCCGGCGCGATGGGCGGCCACACCGTCGTCGCGAAGCTGATCGTCACGTACGGCACTCCAGAGCAGCAGGAGCGCTACCTGCCGCGGATGGCCACCGGCGAGGTCCGCGCGACGATGGCGCTGACCGAGCCCGGCGGCGGTTCCGACCTGCAGGCCCTGCGCACCACCGCCCGCCGTGACGGGGAGTCCTACGTGGTCGACGGCGCGAAGACCTGGATCACCAACGCCCGCCGCTCGCAGCTGGTCGCCCTGCTGTGCAAGACCGACCCGCACGCCGAGCCCGCACACGCGGGCATCAGCATCCTCCTGGCCGAGAAGGGCCCGGGCTTCCACGTCTCACGCGATCTCCCGAAGCTGGGGTACAAAGGCGTCGAAAGCTGCGAACTGTCCTTTTCGGACTTCCGGGTCCCGGCCACCGCGCTGCTGGGCGGGGAAGAGGGCCGGGGGTTCGCGCAGATGATGCGCGGGCTGGAGATCGGCCGCATCCAGGTCGCCGCCCGCGCCCTCGGCGTCGGCCGGGCCGCGCTGGCGGATTCGCTGCGGTACGCCCAGGAACGCGAGACGTTCGGCAAGCCGATCTGGCAGCACCAGTCGGTCGGCAACCTCCTCGCCGACATGGCCACCAAGCTGGAGGCGGCCCGCCAGCTGGTGCACCACGCCGCCCGCCGCTACGACTCCGGTGAGCGCGCGGACCTCGAGGCGGGCATGGCGAAGCTGTTCGCTTCCGAGACGGCGATGGAGATCGCCCTGAACGCGGTTCGCGTGCACGGCGGCTACGGCTATTCCACGGAGTTCGACGTCGAACGGTACTTCCGCGACGCGCCGCTGATGATCGTCGGCGAGGGCACCAACGAAATCCAGCGCACGGTGATCACCCGGCAGCTGATCCGGCGCCACCGCCTGGGCTGA
- a CDS encoding sugar ABC transporter permease produces the protein MLLEKAPTRERTAARRPRSLLPYGLLLPAAALLGLVLGYPLVRLVVISLQDYGLRSLFTGTTRFAGGDNYAAVLADPQLAGVLGRSLGFCAALVAGTLVIASGVALLLRGLGRRMRTAVTLCLIAAWALPNVASTLVWQWLFQPGYGVVNWLLTRLGFGDLTQHDWTTTPASAFTLVWLLVVWQSVPFAALTLHAGLSQIPRSYYEAAALDGAGAWRVHRTITVPFLQPILGLVTILSVIWDFTVFNQIWILTQGGPGGGTTTLGIWTFTRAFSRNDFGQGAAIAVVSVALLVGLTAVYVRRLVRSGEDL, from the coding sequence GTGCTGCTCGAAAAGGCGCCCACCCGGGAAAGAACGGCGGCCCGCCGCCCCCGATCCCTGCTGCCCTACGGCCTGCTCCTGCCCGCGGCCGCGCTGCTCGGGCTCGTGCTCGGCTACCCGCTCGTCCGGCTGGTCGTCATTTCGCTGCAGGACTACGGGCTGCGGTCGCTGTTCACCGGCACGACGCGCTTCGCCGGCGGGGACAACTACGCCGCTGTCCTCGCCGATCCCCAGCTGGCCGGAGTTCTGGGGCGCAGCCTCGGGTTCTGCGCCGCGCTGGTGGCGGGCACGCTCGTGATCGCGTCCGGCGTCGCGTTGCTGCTGCGAGGCCTGGGCCGCCGGATGCGCACGGCGGTCACCCTCTGCCTGATCGCGGCGTGGGCCCTGCCGAACGTGGCGTCCACCCTGGTCTGGCAGTGGCTCTTCCAGCCCGGCTACGGCGTGGTGAACTGGCTGCTGACCCGGCTCGGGTTCGGAGACCTCACCCAGCACGACTGGACCACGACCCCGGCGTCGGCGTTCACCCTCGTCTGGCTGCTGGTCGTGTGGCAGTCGGTCCCGTTCGCCGCGCTCACCCTGCACGCCGGCCTCTCGCAGATCCCGCGGTCCTACTACGAAGCCGCGGCGCTGGACGGCGCCGGGGCGTGGCGGGTGCACCGTACGATCACCGTCCCGTTCCTGCAGCCGATCCTCGGCCTGGTCACCATCCTCTCGGTCATCTGGGACTTCACCGTGTTCAACCAGATCTGGATCCTCACCCAGGGCGGCCCGGGCGGCGGCACGACGACGCTCGGCATCTGGACCTTCACGCGCGCCTTCAGCCGCAACGACTTCGGCCAGGGCGCGGCGATCGCCGTCGTCTCGGTCGCGCTGCTCGTCGGCCTGACCGCCGTGTACGTGCGGCGGCTCGTCCGTTCCGGGGAGGACCTGTGA
- a CDS encoding VOC family protein, with the protein MSEQYASVRYVVDDVPAAIGFYTTHLGFTVRMSAAPAFADVTRGPLRLLLSGPASSGARATPADASAAGRNRIHLIVADLDAEIARLTDAGVAFRTEVVSGPGGRQILLADPAGNLVELFQPAH; encoded by the coding sequence ATGAGCGAGCAGTACGCGAGTGTCCGGTACGTCGTGGACGACGTCCCGGCGGCCATCGGCTTCTACACCACGCACCTGGGCTTCACGGTGCGGATGAGCGCGGCGCCGGCGTTCGCCGACGTCACCCGCGGTCCGCTGCGGCTGCTGCTTTCCGGCCCGGCGAGTTCCGGCGCCCGCGCCACCCCCGCGGACGCCTCCGCCGCCGGCCGGAACCGCATCCACCTGATCGTCGCGGACCTCGACGCGGAGATCGCCCGGCTGACCGACGCCGGAGTGGCGTTCCGCACCGAAGTGGTGTCCGGCCCCGGCGGACGCCAGATCCTCCTGGCGGACCCGGCCGGAAACCTCGTGGAGCTGTTCCAGCCCGCACACTAG
- a CDS encoding ArsR family transcriptional regulator, translating to MASEPPVFVRLAAHPLRWALLTALAGGDLRVRELVERVGEPQNLVSYHLRLLRGGGLVTATRSSFDGRDSYYHLDLDRCAGALAETGAALHPTLDPTLHPGLRPEVPRPHGRVAVLFLCTGNSARSPIAEALLRRRTAGEVTVTSAGSHPKAALHPGAIRALGEFGIDVREQRPRHLDTVAGQRFDHVITVCDKVREVCPEFPHHPRRRHWSIPDPAADPGSFAHTAAELDTRVRHLLPELVANQDKEVRP from the coding sequence ATGGCCTCCGAGCCGCCCGTGTTCGTCCGTCTCGCCGCCCACCCGCTGCGGTGGGCGCTGCTGACCGCGCTCGCCGGCGGTGACCTGCGGGTCCGGGAGCTGGTGGAGCGCGTCGGCGAGCCGCAGAACCTGGTCTCCTACCACCTGCGGCTGCTGCGCGGCGGCGGCCTCGTCACCGCCACACGCAGCAGCTTCGACGGCCGGGACAGCTACTACCACCTCGATCTCGACCGCTGCGCGGGCGCGCTCGCCGAGACCGGTGCGGCCCTGCATCCCACCCTCGATCCCACCCTGCACCCCGGGCTGCGCCCGGAAGTCCCGCGCCCGCACGGGCGGGTCGCCGTGCTGTTCCTCTGCACCGGCAACAGCGCCCGCTCCCCGATCGCCGAAGCTCTGCTGCGCCGGCGAACCGCCGGCGAGGTGACGGTGACCAGCGCGGGCAGCCACCCGAAGGCCGCCCTGCACCCCGGCGCGATCCGGGCGCTCGGGGAGTTCGGCATCGACGTCCGCGAGCAGCGGCCGCGACACCTGGACACGGTCGCCGGGCAGCGGTTCGACCACGTCATCACCGTGTGCGACAAGGTCCGCGAGGTCTGCCCCGAGTTCCCGCACCACCCCCGGCGCCGCCACTGGAGCATCCCGGACCCGGCGGCGGATCCCGGCTCCTTCGCGCACACGGCGGCGGAGCTCGACACACGTGTCCGGCACCTGCTGCCGGAACTCGTTGCCAACCAGGACAAGGAGGTCCGGCCATGA
- a CDS encoding glycosyl hydrolase: MSRSSIRTTTAALTSLATAAMAALVLSGGADASPASAAAGCGVLFDDFHYSSPSDGAFGGAGWTTRNDVGSPGVPGARWLTSNISFPAVNGERVAQLTATTDGSAAGTTHAELYQNQLRFFEGTYASRVRFTDAPDSGPDGDHVNETYFTISPLRYDRDPLYSELDFSEYLPNGGWGGSQANYQTSWYTYWNNPTWDGLRTSTAQNRSLAGWHDIVTQVSGGHVKYYIDGVLTADHTTDAQGNPVYPRTPMSINYNMWFIDTAGHSGGTSAYTEQVDWTYYAGNQVVSPADAVAQAGQYRSAGTSHVDSVNGCTTPTTPPAATTTPPTATTPTTPSQPANCSSAPEWDWGTVYLEGQRAKHNAHLWQANWWTQGSEPGVTAQWRDLGHC; this comes from the coding sequence ATGTCCCGCAGCAGCATCCGGACCACCACCGCAGCCTTGACGAGCCTCGCCACCGCGGCCATGGCCGCCCTTGTCCTGTCCGGCGGGGCCGACGCCAGCCCGGCGTCCGCCGCCGCCGGCTGCGGTGTGCTCTTCGACGACTTCCACTACTCCTCGCCCAGCGACGGCGCCTTCGGCGGCGCCGGGTGGACCACGCGCAACGACGTCGGCAGCCCCGGGGTGCCGGGCGCGCGCTGGCTCACGAGCAACATCAGCTTCCCGGCCGTGAACGGCGAGCGCGTCGCCCAGCTCACCGCCACCACCGACGGCAGCGCCGCCGGCACGACCCACGCGGAGCTGTACCAGAACCAGCTGCGGTTCTTCGAAGGCACGTACGCCAGCCGCGTCCGCTTCACCGACGCGCCGGACAGCGGCCCCGACGGCGACCACGTCAACGAAACCTACTTCACGATTTCCCCGCTGCGGTACGACCGCGACCCGCTCTACAGCGAACTCGACTTCTCCGAGTACCTGCCCAACGGCGGCTGGGGCGGCTCACAGGCGAACTACCAGACCAGCTGGTACACCTACTGGAACAACCCGACGTGGGACGGGCTGCGGACGTCCACCGCGCAGAACCGCAGCCTCGCCGGCTGGCACGACATCGTCACCCAGGTCTCCGGCGGGCACGTGAAGTACTACATCGACGGCGTGCTCACCGCGGACCACACCACCGACGCGCAGGGCAACCCGGTGTACCCGCGCACCCCGATGTCGATCAACTACAACATGTGGTTCATCGACACCGCCGGCCACAGCGGCGGCACCAGCGCCTACACCGAACAGGTCGACTGGACCTACTACGCGGGCAACCAGGTCGTTTCCCCGGCCGATGCCGTCGCGCAGGCCGGGCAGTACCGCTCCGCCGGAACGTCCCATGTGGACAGCGTCAACGGCTGCACCACGCCGACCACCCCACCGGCGGCCACCACCACGCCGCCGACGGCCACCACTCCGACCACCCCGTCCCAGCCCGCGAACTGTTCGTCGGCACCGGAATGGGACTGGGGCACGGTGTACCTGGAAGGTCAGCGGGCCAAGCACAACGCCCACCTCTGGCAAGCGAACTGGTGGACCCAGGGCTCGGAGCCCGGCGTCACCGCCCAATGGCGCGACCTCGGCCACTGCTGA